The following proteins are co-located in the bacterium genome:
- a CDS encoding type II toxin-antitoxin system HicB family antitoxin produces the protein MRWRILIEQDEDGMFVAECPSLPGCISQGRTRNEAILNIQDAIKGYIESLKKHNEAIPFPIEEEMVEIAV, from the coding sequence ATGAGATGGAGAATCTTGATTGAGCAGGATGAAGATGGAATGTTTGTAGCAGAATGTCCATCTTTACCCGGGTGTATTTCTCAAGGTAGAACTAGGAATGAGGCAATTTTGAATATTCAAGATGCAATCAAGGGATATATAGAAAGTTTAAAGAAACATAATGAAGCAATTCCTTTCCCAATTGAAGAGGAGATGGTGGAGATAGCGGTTTGA
- a CDS encoding 50S ribosomal protein L3 has product GSVGQSSFPSRVWKNTGMPGRMGGKMVTMRNLKVVKVIAEKNLILIKGAIPGPINGLVVIKKCK; this is encoded by the coding sequence GGCTCTGTTGGCCAATCCTCATTTCCCTCAAGGGTCTGGAAGAATACAGGAATGCCTGGAAGGATGGGTGGCAAAATGGTTACAATGAGAAATCTTAAGGTTGTAAAGGTAATTGCAGAGAAAAATCTTATCCTTATAAAAGGAGCAATCCCTGGGCCTATAAATGGACTTGTTGTAATTAAAAAATGCAAGTAG
- a CDS encoding type II toxin-antitoxin system HicA family toxin: protein MSKLPVLSGKELCRILEMIGYYEDYWTGSHIILRNINPPYRRLTVPAHKEIAKGTLRSIIRETGLTLNEFKELLK, encoded by the coding sequence TTGAGCAAATTACCAGTATTATCTGGAAAAGAGCTTTGTAGGATATTAGAAATGATAGGATATTATGAGGATTATTGGACAGGGAGCCATATTATTTTAAGAAATATTAATCCACCTTATCGTAGGTTGACTGTTCCTGCTCATAAAGAGATTGCCAAAGGAACATTAAGGTCTATAATAAGAGAAACAGGATTAACCTTAAATGAGTTTAAGGAATTATTAAAATGA